One Gossypium hirsutum isolate 1008001.06 chromosome A11, Gossypium_hirsutum_v2.1, whole genome shotgun sequence genomic window carries:
- the LOC107923712 gene encoding calcium uniporter protein 6, mitochondrial — protein MWRRLRWCEALKQGVSAAAGRRLPSSPLNPLLLREATLRTNSVFRGAKSWLSSSSDANATSDSKKAGTGVDSVTFAEAKKLMRLVNVESLKTKLGTESKEVIGYSELLTACKSMGIAKSLNEAIAFALVLDEAGIVLLFRDKVYLHPDKVVDLIRRAVPLALAPEDDPIRDELKRLQEKKEEIDVLAHKQVRRILWSGLGIIGAQYGLFFRLTFWEFSWDVMEPVAYFTTAIVVGIGYAYFLFTSRDPTYQDLMKTLFLSRQRKLFKKHNFDVGRLKELQNKCKTSLDASTSIRNRVGLEVELDDAVHKD, from the exons ATGTGGAGAAGGTTGCGGTGGTGCGAGGCTTTGAAGCAGGGCGTGTCTGCGGCCGCTGGGAGGAGGCTTCCGTCTTCCCCGCTGAACCCGCTGCTGTTGCGAGAAGCGACATTGAGAACCAATTCAGTATTCCGTGGTGCAAAAAGTTGGTTATCTTCATCTTCTGATGCCAATGCAACCTCAGATTCCAAAAAGGCAGGAACAGGAGTAGACAGCGTAACATTTGCGGAGGCCAAGAAGCTGATGAGGCTGGTCAACGTGGAATCACTCAAGACCAAGCTAGGGACGGAAAGCAAAGAAGTGATCGGCTACTCGGAGTTGTTAACGGCGTGCAAGAGCATGGGCATTGCCAAATCTCTGAACGAGGCCATCGCTTTTGCACTTGTTCTCGATGAGGCAGGCATCGTACTTCTATTCCGCGACAAAGTTTATCTTCATCCTGATAAA GTGGTAGATCTGATTAGAAGAGCAGTACCTCTTGCTTTGGCTCCTGAAGATGACCCAATAAGAGATGAGCTAAAGAGGTTGCAAGAGAAGAAGGAAGAAATTGATGTGCTAGCACATAAGCAAGTTCGTCGCATCCTTTGGAGTGGTCTGGGAATAATTGGGGCACAATATGGATTGTTCTTCCGGCTAACATTTTGGGAATTCTCATGGGATGTAATGGAACCTGTTGCTTATTTTACCACAGCCATTGTCGTAGGCATAGGCTATGCTTACTTCTTGTTTACTTCAAGAGATCCCACATATCAAGATCTAATGAAGACGCTCTTTTTGTCCAGACAAAGAAAATTGTTCAAAAAGCATAATTTTGACGTTGGCAGGTTGAAGGAGTTACAAAACAAGTGCAAAACATCTTTGGATGCCTCTACATCTATCCGGAATCGTGTAGGATTGGAAGTAGAACTCGATGATGCCGTACACAAGGATTAG